GGATCGCGTAGTCCGAATTGACGCCGCGCACAAAGTCGACCTCCGGCCGAGTGACCGGCTGGCGGTAGGCGATCACCGCCAAGGCTTCCATCAGAGAGCGCGAGAGGCTGGTTTCCTGCTCCTCCACGTAAAAGGTTTTTGCGTAGGGCGAAAGGGAGGCCCGGGTCACCATCCGGTACCCGCCCGCCCAGGACTTCACCGTGAAGGCCCGACCGTGCTCCTCGTACGCTGCGTTAAGCCGATCGAGGGCCGAGGCGATGTCGTCCTCGGACGGCGCTGAGCGGCCCGTCACGTCGGCCACGATCGTCGCGATGCGGGCCGCCGACACAGGCTCATCGGCGGCAAACAAAATCGCCTCCGCGGCCTCTACGAGCGTGTGGTCGTCTGCCGCCGCCGGATGGTCATCACGGTCGGGGGAAGGCGCCGGGGCGTCCGGGGACCCTGGAGACGCATCGTCAGGCATAAGCTACGGCAAGTCGACCAGACAGAGCACGTTCTCGCACACCCTACCTTACTGTGCTATTTCCTACGTGATAGACTGAAAAGTAGACGGGAGCCCGTCACCGGAGCTTGAGGAATCAGGACGCGATGGGGCGTCGGCGGGAGGCTCTTCCTCTCCACAGTACGCCTCGAATGCTTCCACTAGATCTCGGGCAATGACATCGGCATTGCGACCCTCAATGTGCTTCCGCTCCACCACGTACACGGGCTGGCCGTCCCGAAGAAGAGCAAAGAACGGCGACGATGGCGGGATGCCCACGAGGTGCTCTCGGGCCCGCTCCGTGGCCTCGAGATCCTGCCCGGCGAACACCGTGGCATAGTGGTCTGGATGTTGATCGGTCGCATCTTTCGCCTTGGCGACGGCCGGTCGGGCGTTGCCCGCGGCGCAGCCACAAACCGAGTTAATCACGAGCAGCATTGTCCCGTCCTCCGCCTGATCGAAGGCGGCATCGACCTCGTCGGGCGTGCGCAATTCCTCGACACCGAGCTGGGTCAATTCCTTGCGCATTGGCTCAACCATCTGCTTGGGGTACGGCATAAGGGGGAGGACTCATTCCTTGAGGTAGAGACACGAAGTCCCCCAGCGGTGACCTGGAGGATATGGTGATGGCCTGCTACGATGAATCCAGCCGGGTGATCCCTCCAGGGCCCCGAACGAGCAGGCTTGATCCTGACTTGGCAGGCCCGCGAATGGCGAGCAAATTCCCCTCCAAGCCTCTCTCTTCTGATCTACCTACACCCGGGCCTTCTCGCCTCATCCTGTGCATCGATTCGCCGATCCGCACCGCTACGGATATCTTCCACGGGGGGCTCGTAAAGAATCCACGCCCCACTATCGCTGCATCCTCACTGGACGTACTAGGCACCCTCACCTCCCTATGAAGCTAATTATTACGCACGCCCTCTCAGAAACCGGCTCCGAGTTCCACAAACAGAAGTTGTATCACGTCCCCGAAGAGACCGTCCGACAGATTGCAAGCGACTTTGAGTCATTTTCGAATGCATCTCCTCGTTCGGAAACCCACGGGGAGATTTCGCCCTGCACAACCTACGAATACGACCTCGAGGCTCCCCAGTCTGAGGACAACGACCAGGCGGACGGCAGCGCACGAACCGAGAAAGCACGGGCCGCAGCAGACGACATAGCCTCCCAACAAAAGGGAGTTCTTACGGTCGACTTTCGGTCGGTCGTCGCGGTTCAAGGGTATCACCATCTTTCATAACAACTGACTGATAACAGCTGACTGGATGTATCCGCACGACACAGTGACTTACACCTTTTCAGACGATGGCAGACGAGCAGGAAGCGGCGAATGCATGGCTTCTCGATATGGACGGCGTACTGGTGCATGAGGAAGTTGTCCTTCCTGGTGCGCAGCAGTTCATTGAGCGGCTTCGGGAGAAGGAGTTGCCTTTTCTCGTGCTCACCAACAATTCCATCTACACCCGGCGCGACTTATCGGCCCGCCTCGCCCGCGCCGGGCTGGACGTGCCGGAGGCGCAGATTTGGACCTCGGCCGTCGCCACCGCACAGTTTCTCTCCGACCAGGCGCCCGAGGCGTCGGCGTACGCCGTTGGGGAGGCCGGGTTGACGACGGCGCTCCACGAGGTAGGCTACACGCTCACGGATGCCGACCCCGATTTCGTGGTGCTGGGCGAGACCCGCACGTATTCGTTTCAGCACATCACGGCGGCCGTCCGACTCATCGAACAAGGAGCGCGCTTTATAGCCACCAACCCGGACGTCACGGGCCCGTCGCCAGAGGGGCCGCTCCCGGCCACTGGCTCTGTCGCCGCCCTCATCAGGGAAGCCACTGGGCAGAAGCCCTATTTCGTTGGCAAACCCAATCCGATCATGATCCGAAGCGCATTGAATCAGATCGATGCGCACTCGGCCACCACGGCGATGGCGGGGGACCGCATGGACACTGATGTCATGGCCGGCATGGAGGCCGGGTTGACTACACACCTGGTGCTGTCCGGATCAACGCGACGCGAAGAGATTTCGGAATTCGCCTACCGGCCGAGCAACGTGGCCGAGTCGATATCAGAGTTGATCGAACGAATTTGACCGACCGGACCTACGAGATTGGATTCTCTCGTACGCTAAAAGACTCATCGCGCGCTCAATGCGTGAGCAAAGAGACGCGAATCCGTAATCCGTATCGGACCGCTCAGAACCCACGTTGCCTCCACAACCCAACGACATGACACCCAACGACATGACGGCTCAGAGATAGCGTGACTTCTGAAGTTTGTAGGTCGTACGCCCAAGAGGTGACAGAATGTGGAGTCGAATTGCAAAGACGTGAATCCTTTTCCCCTCTTGATTTAGACCGTCTGGACCCCTCTGCACTCGGTAAGCGTATTTAAAAGTATCGAATTGCAATAACGGAATATAAAACATAAATGGGCTGCGGTTCATGTAGCCCGGTGTCCGGAAAAATAATCGCCATGGGCGCCCGGCCGAAACCATTTACGTGTTCTCTTCGCCTGGCGCTTCCACGTCGATTCCCGTCACCTCGAACCGAGCTCCACCTGCCCTGCCATTGGTCGCCGAGAGGGTTCCCCCATGAGCCTCCGCTATGGACTCTACGATTGAGAGCCCCAGCCCCGTCCCCTCGTCCCCCGAAGAATAGCCCGCCTCAAAGACCGCTTCGTTCTTGCCCTCGGGAAAGCCCGTGCCGTCATCTTCTACGTAAAACCCGCCCGGGCATCGGCCCACCTCAACCGACACCGTTTCCCCACCATGCTCCACGGCATTCCGGAATAGGTTTTCCAAAAGTCGCCGGAGCCGGTCTTCGTCGCACCGAACACGAGGGGGATCATCGAAGTGGAGGGTGGCCTTGCTGGTATCAACGTGGTCCCAACTCGTCTCGGCCAGGGACGCGAGGCTGAAGGTCGACAATTCTTCGGCCCGGATGTCCCGCCCGCCCCAGGTAAGGGCAAGAACATCTTCAATAATAGCGTCCATGCGCTCGAGGGCGCGCTCGACGGCCACCAAGTGGTCGGGGTCGGGGGCCTCTTCTTCCTGTGCCAGTTGAAGACGCCCCGTCGCCACGTTCAGTGGATTTCGGAGATCGTGCGACACCAGGCCCGCAAAGCTATCGAGACGGGCATTCTTCCGTTCGAGCTCTTGTTCTCGCTCCACACGTTTGGTGATGTCTCGGCCCACCCCTACGATCCGCTCAACCTTTCCGCCGACGAGAACCGGCGCGAGGCTCGTTTGCCACATTCGAACCTCTCGGCCCATGGCGATCTCCTCTTCGTAGGTGACGGGTGTCTTCGTCTCCACACAGCGGTGAAAGTTGGCCGTGAGTTCGCCCCCTGGACCGGCCCCGAGGACCTCACTCGGCGTCTTGCCCCGAACCTCTTCGGTCGTGAGACCGGTCATGGCTTCGTACGAGGAACTAAGCCGCTCGAACCGAAACTCGGCCTTCGGCCCGGTCCCCACCACGTCCGCGAGGAAAATGGCGTCCGTGACGTTGTCGAGCGTCGTTTCGTACTCGCCGGCAATCTCGCGGAGCTCGCGCTCCTGAGCCTTGCGCCCAGTGATATCGCGGACGATCCCCACGATATGCCCCTCTTGGGCCAGGGTCAGTGAAACTTCTTGCGGAAAGGTCGTGCCGTCCCGACGCTGTCCCAGGGCCTCCCCGCGCCACGATCCCTCGGCGCGAAGAACTGGAAACGCACGCTCTTCCAGCCGAGTCTGCTCACTCTCTTCGTAGCACATCCGCCACGTATTCTCCAGGAACGCATCTGGAGACTCGTAGCCATAGATGTCGGCGTGGGCCTGGTTGACAAACCGGTACGTCTCGTCCGGGCCCAGGATTGCCATGCCGTCAATCGATGTCTCCATCGCGGCGCTTCGTGCCCGCAGTTTCTGCTTGTCTCGCTTCCGCTCGTCAATGTCCAGGTGAATTCCGGCGGCTCGCGTCGGTGTGCCCTGCGCGTCGCGCTCAACGGCCCGACCGACCGCTCGAATCCATTTCCAATCTCCGCCCTTGGTCCGCATCCGAAGCTCTTGCTGGTAGAAATCGGTCGTGCCCGCGAGGTGCGCGTCCAGAGCCTCTGCGGCTGCGGATAGGTCATCGGGATGGACCAGTTCTTCCCAGATCTCAAAGCGAAAGTCCAGTTCCTCCAGCGAGTAGCCGAGCATTTCGGCCCACTGTTGATTGAATATGACCTCATCGGTCTCAATGTCCCAGTCCCAGGTACCGAGCCCCGCCCCGCCGATGGCCAGTTCGAGACGTTCACGGAGGGACTGTAGCCGCTGCTGCTGCGTCTTCCGCTCGGTAATATCCTGAAATGTGCCCCGGATCCTGGCAACTTCGCCGTCTTCCATTTGGGGCGTGCCCCGGGCACGGACCCATCGGTCCCCCGTGTGCTCATGTTTGAGGCGCAATTCTTCGTCGAAGGGGATGCCCTTTTCAACGGCACGGTCGAGTATCTCTTCGATCAGGGATTGATCATCGGGATGGTAGAACGACACCGCCTCGTCGACGGTTGGCTCGTAGTCGGGCGGAAGGCCATGGATCTTTCGCACCTGCTGGGTCCAGAACAACTCCTCCGAGAACACCCCATACTCCCAGGCGCCAATGTCCGCCAACCTCTGAGCACGGGCGAACAAATCGTTCTGGCGCTCCAGTCGTCCGCGGACAAAGAATTGCCCGCTCAGAGCGATGCCTTCGACGGAGGCCACCGCCGCCATTCCCCCAGTCAGGACCAGTGCCTCAGGGGGCGGGATCAAACCGAAAATGGTTCCCGAAACGCTAGCCAGAATGCCAATCCCTAAAAACCGCCACACGGGCCGGTTCGACTCGGCCCCGAGCGCGACAACACACGGAAGCGTTCCGTACAGGAGCAATAGCCCCACGTCGTAGTCCGCGGAAAAGCCATTGAGGGCGGCGATCGTCCCCAGTCCCACCATCAGGACGTAGGCCACTCCTCGCATCCACTCGGGATGCCAATACCGCACTACACCTGACACGTAGGAGGCTCCCAGAAGGCCAAGAAAGACTCCCCCTCCCCCCCCGAAAAACGACAGGAGGTCGACCGCCGACGGGTCAACAGCAGCGAGGAGACAACCCGCGAGGCCCATGAGAACGGCCCCAATCAGCGACAGGAGGCGGTGAAGCAGAACGGCCGACCGTTTTTCGACGGGGAACTCCGCGTCGTCAGGCCAGAGAAATGACTGGTATGACCAGGATGCACGCGTCATACTGCAACGTGTCCGGTGGGGGCCATTCAGTGGAGGTCATCTTTGGCGATGACCTAGAAGGCGTTCCCGGATCGACCAGGCTCAGCGCGCTCTAGGCTGTTTATCCGGCAGGTGTTAGATATAACACACGAACTAATCCGCAAGAACTATGCGAGGCCTATTACCCTCACACGCACGCCATATGAAAACTGGTAAGCCAAAACGACGCAATCGAACCTGTGACACCGCATTACGCGGAACCTCATGGGTGTTTCTTTGACCAGAGCAGGGCATCCTCAGAACGGGGACTGACCCAGCCAAGCAAGTGGGCTCAACGGACAGTTGCTGTGGGTCGGCTCAGGGGCACAGATATCTAGGACCCGCCTCACGGAGTTAGACCAGTGCGACCGGGTACGTTCACACGTATTGAACGGAGGGAGTAGAAGACGAGGGCTCACATGAAGTCTCGTCGCAGGAAGCGTTTACGTCACACCGGGGTCACAACTCGTCTTAGGAGGTAGGGATTGATTGCAACACACAGGGGACACCTTTTACGACGCACAACCGTCTTTTCGCCACGAAAACAAAGCGATCGACATGGAAGCAACTGAGACGAACTCGGCCATGGAGTCAACCAGATCTCCCAAATCGGCTGCCCAAGAGAGCATCCAGCGCGCGCTCGACCAGGGCGTAGAGCAGGAGCAGATTCACCGGCTTCACCAGTGGGCCACCATGCTGAACGAGCTTTACCACGAAGAAGATCGGGACACCTGAGGCCCAATGCGAGGCCACGCATGGGGCGTGAAGCACAGGCACCCGGGGATTACTGGGCAAATCCCGACCGAGTCGCTCCAACAGGTCGTCTCTTGTGTCGCCTCTCTTCTGTTTCTTCGAACGGCGAAGTTCGGTTGATAACTCAATTTCTGGATCCACCTCTCCCCCGGCCTGCAGGCGCCTCTTCGGGCCCCACAGCCCCCTGACTTCGACTGACCATGCGCACCTCGTCTCCGGCGGGAGAATCAATGAGTTCCTTCAACGCATCGATTCCAAACTCTTCTCGTAACTGACGCACACGATCCGAGTTGTACTGGACACTGGCGGTTCCTCTCATGTCGAGGGAGCCTCCGTCATGAAAGACCACGCTCCCATTGATGTCGGGC
This is a stretch of genomic DNA from Salinibacter grassmerensis. It encodes these proteins:
- a CDS encoding BrxA/BrxB family bacilliredoxin, yielding MPYPKQMVEPMRKELTQLGVEELRTPDEVDAAFDQAEDGTMLLVINSVCGCAAGNARPAVAKAKDATDQHPDHYATVFAGQDLEATERAREHLVGIPPSSPFFALLRDGQPVYVVERKHIEGRNADVIARDLVEAFEAYCGEEEPPADAPSRPDSSSSGDGLPSTFQSIT
- the scpB gene encoding SMC-Scp complex subunit ScpB; translation: MPDDASPGSPDAPAPSPDRDDHPAAADDHTLVEAAEAILFAADEPVSAARIATIVADVTGRSAPSEDDIASALDRLNAAYEEHGRAFTVKSWAGGYRMVTRASLSPYAKTFYVEEQETSLSRSLMEALAVIAYRQPVTRPEVDFVRGVNSDYAIRKLLEMDLASVEGRADSVGRPLLYGTTDRFLEQFGLDALDDLPSLREVEDLLDDPAFDDERAKLLQLDREEGISVDMLDADNADFSDDRPSE
- a CDS encoding HAD-IIA family hydrolase, which produces MADEQEAANAWLLDMDGVLVHEEVVLPGAQQFIERLREKELPFLVLTNNSIYTRRDLSARLARAGLDVPEAQIWTSAVATAQFLSDQAPEASAYAVGEAGLTTALHEVGYTLTDADPDFVVLGETRTYSFQHITAAVRLIEQGARFIATNPDVTGPSPEGPLPATGSVAALIREATGQKPYFVGKPNPIMIRSALNQIDAHSATTAMAGDRMDTDVMAGMEAGLTTHLVLSGSTRREEISEFAYRPSNVAESISELIERI
- a CDS encoding PAS domain S-box protein, giving the protein MTRASWSYQSFLWPDDAEFPVEKRSAVLLHRLLSLIGAVLMGLAGCLLAAVDPSAVDLLSFFGGGGGVFLGLLGASYVSGVVRYWHPEWMRGVAYVLMVGLGTIAALNGFSADYDVGLLLLYGTLPCVVALGAESNRPVWRFLGIGILASVSGTIFGLIPPPEALVLTGGMAAVASVEGIALSGQFFVRGRLERQNDLFARAQRLADIGAWEYGVFSEELFWTQQVRKIHGLPPDYEPTVDEAVSFYHPDDQSLIEEILDRAVEKGIPFDEELRLKHEHTGDRWVRARGTPQMEDGEVARIRGTFQDITERKTQQQRLQSLRERLELAIGGAGLGTWDWDIETDEVIFNQQWAEMLGYSLEELDFRFEIWEELVHPDDLSAAAEALDAHLAGTTDFYQQELRMRTKGGDWKWIRAVGRAVERDAQGTPTRAAGIHLDIDERKRDKQKLRARSAAMETSIDGMAILGPDETYRFVNQAHADIYGYESPDAFLENTWRMCYEESEQTRLEERAFPVLRAEGSWRGEALGQRRDGTTFPQEVSLTLAQEGHIVGIVRDITGRKAQERELREIAGEYETTLDNVTDAIFLADVVGTGPKAEFRFERLSSSYEAMTGLTTEEVRGKTPSEVLGAGPGGELTANFHRCVETKTPVTYEEEIAMGREVRMWQTSLAPVLVGGKVERIVGVGRDITKRVEREQELERKNARLDSFAGLVSHDLRNPLNVATGRLQLAQEEEAPDPDHLVAVERALERMDAIIEDVLALTWGGRDIRAEELSTFSLASLAETSWDHVDTSKATLHFDDPPRVRCDEDRLRRLLENLFRNAVEHGGETVSVEVGRCPGGFYVEDDGTGFPEGKNEAVFEAGYSSGDEGTGLGLSIVESIAEAHGGTLSATNGRAGGARFEVTGIDVEAPGEENT